The Eubacterium maltosivorans genome includes the window TCCCGGCCCATCATATCTGTTCCAAAATAAAACCGGCTGTCTGGCGGCGCCGCACGGTTTGCCAGATCCATATAGGTCGGATCATGGTTCATAACCGCCTCACAGAACACGCATCCCAGCACAATGACAGCCAGCAGGCCAGCCGCCGCAAAGGGAACACCTTTCAATCGCTTCAGACGCCCTCTGGCCAGAGTTATGTCCGTCTTCTCCATGGGTCTGTAGTCTGGCCCAACCAGCTCAAAGGCTTCGTTTTTCACAAAAGCTCACCCCTTTCGTGCTTCATGCGCGGGTCAATCTTATCATTAATAATCTGAGCGACCATATTTGAAAATACCACCACGATGCCGGTCAGCAGACAGAGCACCATAAGCATGTTGTAGTCGTGGTATTTCGCGCTTTCAAAGCTCAGCGTCCCCAGTCCCGGGTAGGAAAAGACCTTTTCGACCACGTAGGTCCCTCCGATAATATGAGGTACTGAGATAGCCATAATACTGATGAAAGTCGGCATGATGTTGCGCAGGCAGTGCCGCCATACAATCTGCCGCCAGGTCATTCCCTTTGTCTTGCACAGCAGCACGTAATCCTTACGCAGCTCCTCCAGCATCCGGTTTCGCACCATATAGGTGTAATACCAGAGATGCCCCAGGATCATAACAGCCAACGGTAAAATCAGGTGGGCGGCCCGGCTCGCGGCATTGTCTGCCTGACCCATGGCGTAAGCCCCGCTGGAGGGCAGAAGCTCCAAATTAATACTGAATACCAGGATGAGAACCAGCGCCACCCAAAAAGAGGGGATACAATTGGTAATCGTCCCAACTTTGCAGATAACCCGGTCTATGGGCGAGTCCTCGTGGGTGGAACAGAAAACGCCCAGTACCAGCGCAAACGCAAAGGTCAGAATATAGGACAATCCTCCCAAAATCAGCGTGTTTGCCCAGACCCCCTCAATGACGCCCATGACATCCTGCTTGTACTTGAAGGATATGCCAAAATCTCCGTGAAAGGCCTCCCCAACCCAGATGCCATACTGAACCCAGATCGGCTCATTCAACCCCAGCTTTTCCCTGGCCTTTTCCTGCTGCTCAGCGCTCATGCGCTCAACACTCTCGCCATAATATGCCCGAAGCGGATCTCCCGGCGATAACCGGGCCATGTAAAACACAATCAATGACAGTAAAAATATTACCAGCACAAACTGCAGCATTTTTTTAAAAAAATAAATTAGATTGTTTCTTAAGCGTACTCCAATACCTGCTCTCCCCCGTTCCGCTCTATAAAAAAGCAACAACAAAAAAAACCATGAAATCCGTCCGCGCTTTCAGCGCAAAACGAACCTTCATGGCTCGGTTATTTTGATTAATTGATTTGCACGGTTAATATATCATGAAAAGCACTTGGTGTCAACAAGTATATACAGGTAAAACCAGTTTTTTGAAAATGTACTCTTAAATTGCCGCCGCGCCGTATTTCTAGAAGGATTTGAGAGGACTCTGGAGAAAATATTGGTGTTTCGGCGCGGTGGCTTCTATATAAAATCCCATATGGGATGATACAAGCTTTATTCCGGCACCACCATTTTATAGCCGTTAATGGTACCGATACACACCGGCATCTGGTAGACCTCACCGATACATTCGCAGGTCATGACCTCCTGCCCGCCGTAGGCGTGGACATTGCCGTCTTTTAAAAACAGGAAGCGGTCACAGTATCTCAGCGCCATGTTCAGATCATGAATAACGATGATGACCGCAATATTTCTGGAATGGCAGATTTTCCGTACCAGCCCCAGCACTTCCAGCTGGTTTTTTAAATCCAGGCTGCTGGTCGGCTCATCGAGGAGCAGAACTTTAGGCTCCTGGGCCAGCGCCCGGGCAATCATCACTTTTTGAAGCTCCCCGCCGCTCAGTTCATCCAGATATCGAACTGCAAATTTTTCAAGGTGCATCTGGCTGATCACACTGGATACGATCTCCTCATCCTCTGGGGTGACCCCCCATTTGATAAAGGGAATCCGTCCCAGCATCACTGCCTCAAAAACAGTGATACGGTTATTGTCATTCTTCTGCGCTACAAAGGCCATATGCCTGGCAATCTCCCCTTGTTTCATGGCTGTGATTTCCATCCCGTCAACATGCACCACCCCCTTGCCCGGCGAGAGGATACGGTTCAGACATTTCAACATCGTGCTCTTTCCCGCTCCGTTATTGCCGAGAATAGCAATGCAGTGCCCGTCCTCCACATCAAATGAGATTTGATCAATAATTTTTTGGCTGGCATTATAACCAAAAACAAGATCCCTGACCTGTATCATCGCTTTGCGCCTCCCTTAAATAAAAGATACAGAAACAGCGGTGCGCCGAGGAATGAAGTGATGGCGCCGATGGGCAAAATGACCGGCGCGATAATCACCCTTGCCAGCACATCGCCCAGAAGCAGCAGCACAGCCCCGGCCATGGCGGAAGCCGGCAGCAGCCAGCAGTAATTATTGCCCAAAAACCGCCGCATAATATGTGGCGCGACCAGCCCGATAAAATTGATGATCCCGATAAAAGACACGATCACCGCAGCGGTCAGGGCACAGACCAGCATATTGATAATCCTGGACCGCGCCACGTTGACGCCAAGGCTGGCGGCTGTCTGTTCCCCGCTCTCCATGGCGTTGTAATGCCATCGGTTGAACAGAAAATAGACCAGTGTGATGACTACCACCACTGCAATAATCCGCACTTCCTTCCATCCTGTGCGCCCCAGATCGCCAAAGGTCCAGAAAACCACCGAGGCCAGCTGGACATCGTCGGCAAAATACTGGAGCAGTGTCGTCGCTCCGGTAAACATGGCGCTAAGCGCTACGCCGCAGAGCACCATAGCTTCTGGCGTAATTCTCCGGAAGCGTGAGAGCACCAGAATCATAACCGAAGCGCTAATGCTTCCTCCAAAGGCGCAGATAGTGATAAGATAGGGATTGTTAAAGCTCATGTTAGCTGCACTGCTCCCCTGCACGCCGGCGCCCAAAACAATAATGGCAAAGGCCGCCCCAAAACCCGCGCCCTGGGAAATTCCCAGGGTGGTGGTATCTGCCAGAGGGTTCTTAAGTATCCCCTGAAGCACCGCTCCGGTTACACCGAGGCCTACTCCGCTAAGCACGGCTGTCATAATACGCGGCAGACGGATGTTCCACATAACCATGTTATTCTGCTTTGTCGACTGTCCGCCAATGGCTTTTAGAATATCACCCATGCTTAACTCCGAGGAGCCCGCTCTCAATGAAAACAGCATCGCCAGCGCCAGAATAAGGCCCAGAATCACTAAAACCATAATATTCTTTTTTTTAAGCGCCTGATAATCCTTAAGCTCTGTTTTCTCCGCTCCGGTCATTTCAATTATTCTCCCAGTGTAATTTACCTGAAGTTAAGGCCTGCATCCTTTAGCTTCTGGCTGTAGGGTACACCCAGCATTTTTTCTGTGATTTCATCGGTTTTTTTCGTAATGTCCACATCCGCAAAGGCTTCTGGATAAACCACTGTTCCCACATAATAGGCGTTGGCCAGAGCCAGCTCGGTATTTGTTCCGTTAAAGCGGTAGGCCACCTGAGAATACACCTTTTTGTCCTGCACTGCCTTCAGCTCATTGTAAAAATCCGGTCTCACCGCGTAATCGTCATTAACCAGCTTAAGATTACCCGCGTCTAAAAACAGATAATCCGAGTTCCACTTGAGAATCTGCTCAAGGTCGACGTCAAAAGCGCCCTTTTTGCCGGTTTCATCTGCTACGTTTGTAATGCCGAGCGCCGAAAACGGCGGATAACCCGCCTCAGTCCCCTCAATGCCGTGCGCGCCCTTGAAGGACACAGCGCCGCAGTAGGCTGTCGGTATTTTATCCTTCGGGATATTTTCTGTACGGCTCTTCAATTCCTCTGCCACCGATTTCATATAGTCCACAACCTCCTGGCTGCGCTCCTGTTTCCCCAGAACGTCGCCTACCAAATTCAGAGCATTGTAAATCTCGTCGTCAAAAACTTTATCGGTAATCGGCATGGTCACAACCGGTATTCCGGTTTTATTCTGCAGGTCGTCAGCGGCCTTGCCGTCGTTGGAGGTAATGATCACATCCGGTGCGGCTTTCATGAGCTCTTCCTCGTAAGGTGTTCCGCTGTCTCCAATGACTGGCAGCTTTTTAAGCTCTTCCTGATAAGCGTAGCTGGCCGCCTTGGTTACTGGCACGTCCAGATCGTTCTGCTCCACGCCCGCCAGCTGGTTCACGCCGCCGTCATACAAAATATAGCGCAGTGCGCCCACACCGAGGGGCGCCACCTTTTTCACCTCGGAGGGAATGGTCACCACACGCCCTGCCGCGTCGGTAATTTCCCGTGTGGCCTCCGCGTCGCCGGTCCCGGCGTTTCCGCCGCTGCATCCCGCTAAAAGCATTACCGCCAGCAGTACACCAAGTACCGCCTGCCCCAGTCTCTTTTTCATTTTCATTACTTTCCCCCTCTCTACCAGCCTCTGTTGTAAGGCTTAAAGCAGTCCTCACAGACTTTTTTGCCTTCCTGCAAATGCATTTTATGCTCTGGTGCGCCCTCTCCGCAGATGTCACAGTAAATAGTGCTGAAAATACGGGCTTTTTCCGGCAAATCGAAGTCCGGTACCGAAAACTCAAAAATTTTCTCCACCGGAGCATCCAGAAGATAGTACATGTAAGCTTCCCTGTCCATTTCATGGTTTTTAGGCTTCATACACATCCGTACCTTTTCCCCGGTTGTCCGGTTAAAAAACGAAAAGGCCTGCTTTCCAGTTCCGCGGTACAAAAGATTCCCTTTTCCTATCGTGCAGCTGAGAATAGCCTGAACCGCATCGACGCCGCAGGCGTCGTTCTCCGTTACACAGACAATTTCCTCGTCTTCAGACTGGCCGATCCCAAGCTTTAAAACAGCTGCCTCACTCGCTTTAACGCCAATGGCCAGTCCCGGACAGGCATGTCCGTGAAACGCCACTGCTTTTTTCCACAATTCTTGATTCATTTTTTCCTCCAGTTTTAATGGTTCTGTATAAACGCTACCATAAATTTATGAATCACATCATTCTCCAGAATGCCTGCTTCAAAAAACAAAAAACGGAAAACTCCACAGAGCTTTCCGCTATGTTCAGACTGGTTCATCCAGTCTTGTATATACATGTAATCCATTTACTTAAATCATACAGGATTGTCCGTTAATTGTCAAGCTGTGTTTTTTTATTTTTCACTTGCATTCTTTTCATTTTTATAATAGAATGAAAACAAATCAAATAAAGTGGACAACAAACCGGTAAGGTGGTGATTTCCTGAAGGAAATCTCTGTTTTGCCGGTTTTTTGTTTTCCAGGAGGTAATATCATGAACCACTCACAAACTAAAAATCTTGTCGGCACAGCCCTCTGCATTGCACTTGGGCTCATCCTTCCCCAGGTTTTTCACCTCATCGGCGCCGGTCCTGTTTTTCTTCCCATGCACATTCCAGTGCTGCTGTGCGGCCTGTGCTTCGGCTGGCCTTTTGGCCTGATCTGTGGGGCTGTCACACCGCTTCTTTCCTCTGTTATGACTGGCATGCCGCCGCTCTTTCCCACCGGTACCGCCATGGTTTTTGAATTGGCCGCCTACGGAGCCTTATCTGGCCTTCTGTACCGAAAATTCCGACAAAATATCTATCTTTCACTTATTGCCGCCATGCTTGGCGGACGCGTAGTCTCTGGTCTCGCCTCAGCCATTTTTTACGGTGTGGCGGGCAAGGCCTATGGTCTCCAGATCTTTCTGACAGGCGCATTTGTCACAGGGCTTCCGGGAATTATCCTTCAGATTCTTATTGTTCCGGTTCTGGTCATTGTACTGGAAAAAAGCAGGGTTATTTCCAGCCCTGGACTCATGAAAGTGTAGGGCCTTTATGAATACCGAAGCAACAAAAAATTATTTTGACAATCTCGCGGAAAACTGGGATAACATGTGTCATCATGACGCGAAAAAAATCGACGCCATCATTACCCTTGCCCAGCTGCCTGAAAACAGCCGGATTCTGGATATCGCCACTGGAACAGGCGTATTGATCCCCCGTCTGCTGGAGACAAATCCCCAAAAGATCGTCGCCATCGATCTTTCAAAGCAGATGCTTTCTGTAGCGAGTAAAAAATATCCTGACACGCGAGTCCATTTCCAGGCTGCTGACTTCTACGGCTTTGAATCTGACGGCTTTGATTTTGCCATAGCTTACAGCGCTTATCCGCATTTTGAGAATAAATCACTTTTTTGCGGCCGGCTGTCAGCCTGTCTAAAATCCGGCGGCCGTTTTATGATTGCCCATAGCGAAAGCAAAGAAACCATCAACGGCCGGCATTCCGGACAAGCAGTCCGAAAGGTTTCGACCGGCCTCAGAGATGCGCAGTCCGAAAGCCAGATTTTTTCTTCTGCTTTCAATGTTGACATAACTGTCGATACCGCGGCTTTCTACATTCTTTCTGGAACAAAAAAATAAAAAAGCCGGCGTAATCCGTTACGCCGGCACATTCTTATTCAACTGGGTCGTGACTCAGAAGATAGATCGTTAAAATTTCCTGAGCGAACTTGGCCTTCTCAGGCGAACAGCGTTCTAAAAGCTCCAGAAGCTCTGTATATTTGACGCCTTTGTATTCTTTTGGGCCGTACAAAATAGCATCCGAAGACATTTTCAAAACATCGCAGAACCGGTTCAGGCTCTTCAGCGAAAAGCCCTTTGTTCCGAGTTCAATATCTGCCAAAAAGGTTGGCGTAATTCCAATTTTACGGGCCAGCTCATCACGTGACATATTTAAAAATGTACGTTGCTTTCGAATCCGTTGGCCAATCTCTTTAGGATTGAGTTCTTTCATATGATTCCTCTCCCTTAATTTTAATTTTCCCTATAAATCATTATATACTCTCAACGGATCGTTTGCAAGCGTTTATTATTTATCATACTTTTATTTAATACAAATTTTTCTGATTTCATTCCCGGAAATAAAAAACGACTGCCCCTGGGCCGCCGCTTTTCATTAGGTATCCAATCTCTCTATCAAAATGAGTGCATCTGCTCCACCAGGCACTCGTTTCAACCCACTTTGTTGAATTATGAATCATTTTACTTACTTGTTTTTTTTATATTATAAACAATTTTTTTGAGAAATTCAATATTAGGTTCAAAAAATTTGATTTTCATTATGCCACTTTGTTGCTTTAATTGAATATCTTTACTTTCAATAAAAAAGCAGGCATAATGCCCGCTTTCAATTTTATTCATATTTACCATATGTCTTTGCAACTTCAACCATTGTTTTCGCATGCTCAAAATCCATCTGAGCCGGATATTCACAGCCGGTCGCCAATACAAAGCCCCCGTCCTTTTTATAAGCGTCAATCTGTTCTTTACATTGTTTAATCAGATCTTCCTTGCTGGTGACCATCAGCTCTCCCGGGTCAATATGACCCAGCAGCGTAGTCTGGTGCCCATATTTTTCTTTGAGCTCTTCCATGCTTTCGCAGTCATCCGGTAAATACAGAAAGGAGATCAGCTCAGGGTGCATCCGCTTGATCTGAACATCGAAATAAATGCCG containing:
- a CDS encoding ABC transporter permease — translated: MLQFVLVIFLLSLIVFYMARLSPGDPLRAYYGESVERMSAEQQEKAREKLGLNEPIWVQYGIWVGEAFHGDFGISFKYKQDVMGVIEGVWANTLILGGLSYILTFAFALVLGVFCSTHEDSPIDRVICKVGTITNCIPSFWVALVLILVFSINLELLPSSGAYAMGQADNAASRAAHLILPLAVMILGHLWYYTYMVRNRMLEELRKDYVLLCKTKGMTWRQIVWRHCLRNIMPTFISIMAISVPHIIGGTYVVEKVFSYPGLGTLSFESAKYHDYNMLMVLCLLTGIVVVFSNMVAQIINDKIDPRMKHERGELL
- a CDS encoding ABC transporter ATP-binding protein, coding for MIQVRDLVFGYNASQKIIDQISFDVEDGHCIAILGNNGAGKSTMLKCLNRILSPGKGVVHVDGMEITAMKQGEIARHMAFVAQKNDNNRITVFEAVMLGRIPFIKWGVTPEDEEIVSSVISQMHLEKFAVRYLDELSGGELQKVMIARALAQEPKVLLLDEPTSSLDLKNQLEVLGLVRKICHSRNIAVIIVIHDLNMALRYCDRFLFLKDGNVHAYGGQEVMTCECIGEVYQMPVCIGTINGYKMVVPE
- a CDS encoding FecCD family ABC transporter permease, which gives rise to MTGAEKTELKDYQALKKKNIMVLVILGLILALAMLFSLRAGSSELSMGDILKAIGGQSTKQNNMVMWNIRLPRIMTAVLSGVGLGVTGAVLQGILKNPLADTTTLGISQGAGFGAAFAIIVLGAGVQGSSAANMSFNNPYLITICAFGGSISASVMILVLSRFRRITPEAMVLCGVALSAMFTGATTLLQYFADDVQLASVVFWTFGDLGRTGWKEVRIIAVVVVITLVYFLFNRWHYNAMESGEQTAASLGVNVARSRIINMLVCALTAAVIVSFIGIINFIGLVAPHIMRRFLGNNYCWLLPASAMAGAVLLLLGDVLARVIIAPVILPIGAITSFLGAPLFLYLLFKGGAKR
- a CDS encoding iron ABC transporter substrate-binding protein, translated to MKMKKRLGQAVLGVLLAVMLLAGCSGGNAGTGDAEATREITDAAGRVVTIPSEVKKVAPLGVGALRYILYDGGVNQLAGVEQNDLDVPVTKAASYAYQEELKKLPVIGDSGTPYEEELMKAAPDVIITSNDGKAADDLQNKTGIPVVTMPITDKVFDDEIYNALNLVGDVLGKQERSQEVVDYMKSVAEELKSRTENIPKDKIPTAYCGAVSFKGAHGIEGTEAGYPPFSALGITNVADETGKKGAFDVDLEQILKWNSDYLFLDAGNLKLVNDDYAVRPDFYNELKAVQDKKVYSQVAYRFNGTNTELALANAYYVGTVVYPEAFADVDITKKTDEITEKMLGVPYSQKLKDAGLNFR
- a CDS encoding FmdE family protein; translated protein: MNQELWKKAVAFHGHACPGLAIGVKASEAAVLKLGIGQSEDEEIVCVTENDACGVDAVQAILSCTIGKGNLLYRGTGKQAFSFFNRTTGEKVRMCMKPKNHEMDREAYMYYLLDAPVEKIFEFSVPDFDLPEKARIFSTIYCDICGEGAPEHKMHLQEGKKVCEDCFKPYNRGW
- a CDS encoding ECF transporter S component, with the protein product MNHSQTKNLVGTALCIALGLILPQVFHLIGAGPVFLPMHIPVLLCGLCFGWPFGLICGAVTPLLSSVMTGMPPLFPTGTAMVFELAAYGALSGLLYRKFRQNIYLSLIAAMLGGRVVSGLASAIFYGVAGKAYGLQIFLTGAFVTGLPGIILQILIVPVLVIVLEKSRVISSPGLMKV
- a CDS encoding class I SAM-dependent methyltransferase; its protein translation is MNTEATKNYFDNLAENWDNMCHHDAKKIDAIITLAQLPENSRILDIATGTGVLIPRLLETNPQKIVAIDLSKQMLSVASKKYPDTRVHFQAADFYGFESDGFDFAIAYSAYPHFENKSLFCGRLSACLKSGGRFMIAHSESKETINGRHSGQAVRKVSTGLRDAQSESQIFSSAFNVDITVDTAAFYILSGTKK
- a CDS encoding helix-turn-helix domain-containing protein, with product MKELNPKEIGQRIRKQRTFLNMSRDELARKIGITPTFLADIELGTKGFSLKSLNRFCDVLKMSSDAILYGPKEYKGVKYTELLELLERCSPEKAKFAQEILTIYLLSHDPVE